A stretch of the Bacteroidales bacterium genome encodes the following:
- a CDS encoding ABC transporter ATP-binding protein, which translates to MIKTENLTKIFRTDEVETTALNSVGLEIQKGEFVAIMGPSGCGKSTLLNILGLLDNPSNGEYYFLDKEVAKFKEKQRANLRKNNIGFVFQNFNLIDELTVFENVELPLIYLGMGSRERKQKVEGALEQMNIMHRKKHFPLQLSGGQQQRVAVARAVVANPSLILADEPTGNLDSSNGEEVMNMLENLNKNGTTIIIVTHSQRDADYAQRIVRLFDGKIIHENIKREAVVE; encoded by the coding sequence ATGATTAAAACCGAAAATCTAACAAAAATTTTCAGAACCGACGAAGTTGAAACAACTGCTTTAAATAGTGTTGGTCTTGAAATACAAAAAGGCGAATTTGTTGCAATAATGGGACCTTCAGGTTGTGGCAAATCAACATTATTAAATATTCTTGGCTTATTAGATAATCCATCTAATGGAGAATATTATTTTTTAGATAAAGAAGTTGCAAAATTCAAGGAAAAACAAAGGGCTAACTTAAGAAAAAATAATATCGGATTTGTATTTCAAAATTTCAACCTGATTGATGAATTAACAGTTTTTGAAAATGTTGAACTTCCCCTTATCTATCTCGGTATGGGCTCAAGAGAACGAAAACAAAAAGTTGAAGGAGCTTTGGAGCAAATGAATATTATGCACAGAAAAAAGCATTTTCCTTTACAACTTTCCGGTGGTCAGCAACAAAGAGTTGCGGTTGCAAGAGCTGTTGTTGCAAATCCAAGTTTGATACTTGCCGATGAGCCTACAGGAAACCTTGATTCTTCAAACGGTGAAGAAGTTATGAATATGCTTGAAAATTTGAATAAAAACGGAACAACAATAATAATTGTTACTCACTCTCAAAGAGATGCTGACTATGCCCAAAGAATAGTCAGGTTGTTTGACGGAAAAATTATTCACGAAAATATTAAAAGAGAAGCAGTTGTTGAGTAA
- a CDS encoding HlyD family efflux transporter periplasmic adaptor subunit, which yields MDRIIEKKKWTTKKIIQLVSAGVFLIFLIFFIFFRDNKSKLNINVEQIRIATVEKSKFQEFIPVDGVVQPIRTVFIDAIQGGNIEKIFVEDGAILKAGDTILKLSNPNMELDYMNRETNMYEVLNNLHNTKLTIEQSKFNRAKEITDLSYQVEMASVDFERKKKFFKQNVVSKEEYENAERDYKYLQKQKKIALSLQKLDSVANITRIAQIDATINRMTKNLELLKENLGSLYIKAPINGQLSSFNVEIGETKTAGQNLGHIDVTNNYKLITNIDERYITRVFIGQEAEFNFSGKKYIIEIAKIYTQVRNGSFQVDLIFPNEAPGSIKRGQTLQLRLKFSSATDAIIVKRGGFFQETGGNWIYIIDDDNKIATKRKIKIGRQNTCFYEVLDGLMPGEKVIISSYDNFGDKDVLILKNK from the coding sequence ATGGACAGAATTATTGAGAAAAAAAAGTGGACTACTAAAAAAATAATACAATTAGTATCTGCAGGAGTATTTTTAATCTTTTTGATATTTTTTATTTTTTTCAGGGATAATAAATCAAAATTAAATATTAATGTTGAACAGATAAGAATTGCTACAGTTGAAAAATCTAAATTTCAGGAATTTATTCCTGTTGACGGAGTTGTTCAACCTATAAGAACAGTTTTTATTGATGCTATCCAAGGAGGAAATATAGAAAAAATATTTGTCGAAGACGGAGCAATATTAAAAGCAGGCGATACAATATTAAAATTATCTAATCCAAATATGGAATTAGATTATATGAACAGAGAAACAAACATGTATGAGGTTTTAAATAATCTTCATAATACTAAGTTAACTATTGAACAAAGTAAATTTAACAGGGCAAAAGAAATAACAGACCTTAGTTATCAGGTTGAAATGGCAAGTGTTGATTTTGAAAGAAAGAAAAAGTTTTTTAAACAAAATGTAGTTTCAAAAGAAGAATATGAAAATGCAGAAAGAGATTATAAATATCTTCAAAAACAAAAGAAAATTGCACTAAGCTTACAAAAACTTGATTCGGTTGCAAATATCACAAGAATTGCACAAATTGATGCTACTATTAACCGGATGACAAAAAATCTTGAACTATTAAAAGAAAATTTAGGAAGCTTGTATATCAAAGCTCCAATTAACGGACAGTTATCGTCTTTTAACGTGGAAATTGGAGAAACAAAAACTGCAGGACAAAACCTTGGGCATATTGACGTAACCAATAATTATAAATTAATAACAAATATTGACGAACGATATATAACAAGAGTTTTTATTGGGCAGGAGGCTGAATTTAATTTTTCAGGGAAAAAATATATTATAGAAATAGCTAAAATATATACACAAGTGAGAAATGGTTCTTTCCAGGTAGATTTAATATTTCCCAATGAAGCACCCGGAAGTATTAAAAGAGGACAAACATTACAATTGAGATTAAAATTCAGTAGTGCTACAGATGCTATAATTGTAAAACGAGGCGGATTTTTTCAGGAAACAGGTGGTAATTGGATATATATTATTGATGATGATAATAAAATTGCTACAAAAAGAAAAATAAAAATTGGGCGACAAAACACATGTTTTTATGAAGTGCTTGATGGTTTAATGCCCGGTGAAAAAGTTATAATATCATCTTATGATAATTTTGGCGATAAAGATGTGCTTATATTGAAAAATAAATAA
- a CDS encoding sigma-54-dependent Fis family transcriptional regulator, whose protein sequence is MDKKEGKILVIDDNEDILYALKLLLKKHVELIHTEPNPNKIPPLVKNENYDVILLDMNFTKDAISGQEGFYWLEKILNIDPCAIVVFITAYGDAEKAVRAIKLGATDFILKPWQNEKLLATLSSAIKLRKSKLETKDLKFKQQGLSEAIDQPFQDFIGQSPAMKNVFEIIKKVGETDANVLILGENGTGKEVVARALHRNSLRKEKVFISVDLGAIAETLFESELFGHEKGAFTDAKKEKPGRFEIASGGTLFLDEIGNLSLPLQVKLLAAIEKKEIIRVGSVKPKPIDIRLICATNSSIHELASTGKFRQDLLYRINTVEIHLPPLRERIEDIELLADHFLKLNIRKYNKKIKKITSAGIKKLEEYSWPGNIRELQHAIERAVIMSDSDKLEPNDFILSCFANKSVGIELETYNLEEVEKNIISKVLTKHKGNVSHAAKELGLTRTSLYRRLEKHGL, encoded by the coding sequence ATGGATAAAAAAGAAGGAAAAATTCTTGTAATAGATGATAATGAAGATATTTTATATGCTTTAAAACTACTTTTAAAAAAGCATGTCGAATTAATACATACCGAACCGAATCCCAACAAAATACCGCCTTTGGTAAAAAACGAGAATTATGATGTAATTCTTCTTGACATGAATTTTACGAAAGATGCAATTAGCGGACAGGAAGGTTTTTACTGGCTTGAAAAAATACTTAACATAGACCCTTGTGCCATAGTTGTTTTTATTACAGCTTATGGCGATGCTGAAAAAGCTGTAAGGGCAATTAAATTAGGCGCAACTGATTTTATTCTTAAACCATGGCAAAACGAAAAACTTCTTGCAACATTATCATCAGCCATTAAACTTAGAAAATCTAAATTAGAAACAAAGGATTTAAAGTTTAAACAACAAGGATTAAGCGAAGCTATAGACCAGCCTTTTCAGGATTTTATCGGACAATCACCTGCAATGAAAAATGTATTTGAAATAATTAAAAAAGTTGGTGAAACTGATGCAAATGTATTAATATTAGGCGAAAACGGAACGGGCAAAGAGGTAGTAGCACGAGCATTACACCGAAATTCTTTACGCAAAGAAAAAGTATTTATTAGTGTTGATCTTGGGGCAATTGCTGAAACTTTGTTTGAAAGCGAATTATTCGGGCATGAAAAAGGTGCATTTACCGATGCCAAAAAAGAAAAACCGGGACGTTTTGAAATTGCATCAGGGGGAACCTTATTTCTTGATGAAATAGGAAATCTTTCTCTGCCACTACAAGTTAAATTATTAGCAGCCATTGAAAAAAAAGAAATCATCAGGGTTGGCTCGGTCAAACCAAAACCAATTGATATAAGATTGATATGTGCTACAAATTCCTCAATACATGAATTGGCTTCTACGGGAAAATTCCGTCAGGATTTATTATACCGTATAAATACGGTTGAAATTCATTTGCCTCCATTAAGAGAACGGATTGAAGATATTGAATTACTTGCTGACCATTTTTTAAAATTAAATATTAGAAAATATAATAAAAAAATCAAGAAAATAACTTCTGCCGGAATAAAAAAACTTGAAGAATATTCATGGCCCGGAAACATTAGAGAACTCCAACACGCAATTGAAAGGGCTGTTATTATGAGCGATTCAGACAAATTAGAACCAAACGATTTTATTCTAAGCTGTTTTGCTAATAAATCCGTTGGAATTGAATTAGAAACATATAATCTTGAAGAAGTAGAAAAAAATATAATATCAAAAGTTCTGACTAAACATAAAGGAAACGTTAGTCATGCAGCCAAAGAATTAGGACTTACAAGAACATCATTATACAGAAGACTTGAAAAACATGGTTTATAA
- a CDS encoding helix-turn-helix transcriptional regulator, protein MTSFGEQIRTLREEKELPLRKVAAFLDIDPSLLGKIERNKRQPSKELIKQIAFFFKIDEKNLIRQFISDQIAYKIIEEGDMEILKVAEKKVMYLKDKK, encoded by the coding sequence ATGACCTCATTTGGAGAGCAAATAAGGACACTCCGGGAAGAAAAGGAACTGCCTTTGAGAAAAGTTGCCGCTTTCCTTGACATTGACCCTTCATTACTTGGCAAAATTGAGAGGAATAAAAGGCAGCCAAGTAAAGAACTAATAAAGCAGATTGCATTCTTTTTCAAAATTGACGAGAAGAATCTCATACGACAATTTATTAGCGACCAGATTGCATATAAAATTATTGAGGAGGGTGATATGGAAATTTTGAAAGTAGCGGAGAAAAAAGTAATGTACCTAAAAGACAAAAAATAA